In one Pseudomonas sp. 31-12 genomic region, the following are encoded:
- a CDS encoding amino acid ABC transporter ATP-binding protein, whose product MIEVRDLVKVFDTRGQVVRAVDNVTTHVAKGEVLVVIGPSGSGKSTFLRCLNGLEEFDSGSVSIDGLQLADPKTDVNAYRREVGMVFQHFNLFPHMTVLENLCLAQKVVRKRGKKEREAKALALLEKVGIAQKANEFPSRLSGGQQQRVAIARALAMEPKVMLFDEPTSALDPEMVGEVLDVMKTLAVEGMTMVCVTHEMGFAREVADRVLFFDHGKLLEDASPAEFFDAPKDPRAQAFLRQVL is encoded by the coding sequence GTGATTGAAGTCCGCGATCTGGTAAAAGTCTTCGACACCCGTGGCCAGGTGGTTCGCGCGGTGGATAACGTCACCACGCACGTGGCCAAGGGCGAAGTGCTGGTGGTGATCGGCCCGTCCGGTTCCGGCAAGTCCACTTTCCTGCGCTGCCTCAACGGCCTGGAAGAGTTTGACTCGGGTTCGGTGAGCATCGACGGCCTGCAACTGGCCGATCCGAAAACCGACGTGAACGCCTACCGCCGCGAAGTCGGCATGGTGTTCCAGCATTTCAATCTGTTCCCGCACATGACCGTGCTGGAAAACCTCTGCCTGGCCCAGAAAGTCGTGCGCAAACGCGGCAAGAAGGAGCGCGAGGCCAAGGCCTTGGCGTTGCTGGAAAAGGTCGGCATTGCGCAGAAGGCCAACGAATTTCCGTCACGCCTGTCCGGCGGTCAGCAACAGCGTGTGGCGATTGCCCGGGCGTTGGCGATGGAGCCAAAGGTCATGCTGTTCGATGAGCCGACTTCGGCGCTTGATCCGGAAATGGTCGGCGAAGTGCTGGACGTGATGAAAACCCTGGCCGTGGAAGGCATGACCATGGTCTGCGTCACCCACGAAATGGGCTTTGCGCGGGAAGTGGCGGATCGGGTGCTGTTCTTCGATCACGGTAAATTGCTGGAAGATGCCTCACCGGCGGAGTTCTTCGATGCACCGAAGGATCCGCGGGCGCAGGCTTTCTTGCGGCAGGTCCTCTGA
- a CDS encoding methyl-accepting chemotaxis protein: MQSMTLGLRELIGGISDGVTQIANAAEELSAVTEQTSAGVNSQKVETDQVATAMNEMTATVQEVARNAEEASEAAVAADQQAREGDKVVGEAIAQIERLALEVGNSTAAMGDLKRESDKIGSVLDVIKSVAQQTNLLALNAAIEAARAGEAGRGFAVVADEVRSLAQRTQKSTEEIEELIVGLQTGTQQVATIMDNSRSLTDSSVELTRRAGSSLESITRTVSAIQSMNQQIAAAAEQQTAVAEEINRSVLNVRDVSDQTSAASEETAASSVELARLGTHLQMLVGRFKV; the protein is encoded by the coding sequence ATGCAGAGCATGACCCTGGGCCTGCGCGAACTGATCGGCGGCATCAGCGATGGCGTTACGCAAATCGCCAATGCTGCGGAAGAGCTGTCCGCCGTCACCGAACAGACCAGTGCCGGGGTCAATAGCCAGAAGGTCGAGACCGACCAGGTGGCCACCGCGATGAACGAAATGACCGCCACCGTGCAGGAAGTCGCGCGTAACGCCGAAGAAGCCTCCGAAGCGGCCGTCGCCGCCGACCAACAAGCCCGCGAGGGCGACAAAGTGGTCGGCGAAGCGATCGCCCAGATCGAGCGCCTGGCCCTTGAAGTCGGCAACTCCACTGCGGCCATGGGCGATCTGAAACGCGAAAGCGACAAGATCGGCAGCGTGCTCGACGTGATCAAATCCGTCGCCCAGCAAACCAACCTGTTGGCGCTCAACGCGGCGATCGAAGCCGCCCGTGCCGGTGAAGCGGGTCGCGGTTTCGCGGTGGTCGCCGATGAAGTCCGCAGCCTGGCCCAGCGCACCCAGAAGTCCACCGAGGAAATCGAAGAGCTGATCGTCGGCCTGCAAACCGGCACCCAGCAGGTCGCGACCATCATGGACAACAGCCGCAGCCTGACCGACAGCAGCGTCGAACTGACCCGCCGCGCCGGCAGCTCACTGGAAAGCATCACCCGCACGGTGTCGGCGATTCAATCGATGAATCAGCAGATCGCCGCCGCGGCCGAGCAGCAAACCGCCGTGGCCGAGGAGATCAACCGTAGCGTGCTGAACGTGCGCGACGTGTCGGACCAGACCTCGGCAGCCAGTGAAGAGACCGCGGCCTCCAGCGTTGAGCTGGCGCGGTTGGGGACGCATCTGCAGATGCTGGTGGGGCGGTTCAAGGTATAA
- a CDS encoding 16S rRNA (uracil(1498)-N(3))-methyltransferase: MNLLLLEEADFIAADRVILRDRRLTHMQEVHRCEVGDSMRVGRIGGLMGSAEVLRLDADEAELRVSLDQPPPAKLPLTLVLALPRPKMLRRVFQTVAAMGVPRIILVNSYRVEKSFWQTPFLEPEAIREQLILGLEQARDSVLPEIVIEKRFKPFVEDRLPAISEGTLGLVGHPGNYPPCPRGLDEPVTLAIGPEGGWIPYEIDLLAKSGLQPVQLGERILRVETAVTALLARLF, encoded by the coding sequence GTGAACCTGCTGCTCCTCGAAGAGGCCGACTTCATTGCGGCCGACCGGGTGATCCTGCGCGATCGCCGGTTGACGCACATGCAGGAAGTCCATCGTTGCGAAGTGGGTGACAGCATGCGCGTCGGACGTATCGGCGGGCTGATGGGCTCGGCCGAAGTGCTGCGTCTGGACGCCGATGAAGCCGAACTACGCGTCTCCCTCGACCAGCCGCCACCGGCCAAGCTGCCACTGACCCTGGTGTTGGCCCTTCCGCGCCCCAAAATGCTCCGTCGGGTGTTCCAGACCGTGGCCGCCATGGGTGTGCCGCGAATCATCCTGGTGAACAGCTATCGCGTCGAGAAGAGCTTCTGGCAGACGCCGTTTCTGGAGCCGGAGGCGATTCGTGAGCAATTGATCCTTGGTCTGGAACAGGCCCGGGACAGCGTGCTGCCGGAAATCGTCATCGAGAAGCGCTTCAAACCCTTCGTCGAAGACCGTCTGCCGGCCATATCCGAAGGCACCCTTGGCCTGGTGGGTCACCCCGGCAACTACCCGCCCTGCCCCCGCGGCCTGGACGAGCCGGTAACCCTGGCCATCGGCCCTGAAGGCGGCTGGATCCCTTACGAAATCGACCTGCTGGCCAAGTCCGGCCTGCAACCGGTACAACTCGGCGAGCGCATCCTGCGCGTCGAAACCGCCGTCACCGCGCTGCTCGCCCGGCTCTTTTAA
- the tatC gene encoding twin-arginine translocase subunit TatC — translation MSDLPENDQHMPLVSHLTELRTRLLRCVAAIFIIFAGLFAFTQQIYTFVSTPLRQYLPVGATMIATDVSSPFLTPLKLTMMVSLFLAIPVILHQIWGFIAPGLYKHEKRIAVPLLVSSIMLFYAGMAFAYYLVFPLIFKFFAAATPAGVEMMTDISSYLDFVMTLFFAFGVAFEIPVAVVLLVWIGVVDVKYLKKIRPYVIIGCFVVGMILTPPDIFSQTLLAVPMWLLFEIGILFGGLISKRGEHPDDQPVDDHNDQPPATQP, via the coding sequence ATGAGCGATCTTCCTGAAAACGACCAGCACATGCCGCTGGTTTCGCACCTCACCGAGTTGCGTACCCGCCTGCTGCGTTGCGTAGCGGCGATCTTCATCATCTTCGCCGGGTTGTTCGCCTTCACCCAGCAGATCTACACCTTCGTCTCGACGCCGCTGCGCCAATACCTGCCGGTCGGTGCGACGATGATCGCCACCGACGTGTCGTCGCCGTTCCTGACACCACTGAAGCTGACCATGATGGTGTCGCTGTTCCTGGCGATTCCGGTGATCCTGCATCAGATCTGGGGCTTCATCGCGCCGGGCCTGTACAAGCATGAGAAGCGCATCGCCGTGCCGTTGCTGGTGTCCAGCATCATGCTGTTCTATGCCGGTATGGCGTTCGCCTATTACCTGGTGTTCCCGTTGATCTTCAAATTCTTCGCCGCCGCCACCCCGGCCGGCGTGGAAATGATGACCGACATCAGCAGCTACCTCGATTTCGTCATGACGCTGTTCTTTGCCTTCGGCGTGGCGTTCGAGATTCCGGTGGCCGTGGTGCTGCTGGTGTGGATCGGCGTGGTCGACGTCAAATACCTGAAGAAGATCCGCCCGTACGTGATCATCGGCTGCTTCGTCGTCGGCATGATCCTGACGCCGCCGGACATCTTTTCGCAGACGCTGTTGGCTGTACCAATGTGGCTGCTGTTCGAGATCGGCATCCTGTTTGGCGGCCTGATCAGCAAGCGCGGCGAGCATCCGGACGACCAGCCGGTCGACGATCACAACGACCAGCCGCCAGCGACCCAGCCGTGA
- the tatB gene encoding Sec-independent protein translocase protein TatB, with the protein MFGISFSELLLVGLIALLVLGPERLPGAARTAGLWVGRLKRSFNAIKQEVEREIGADEIRRQLHNEHILSLEQEARKIFTPTQQEATPVQPVQPVEPVAEQTIHAPASEPAPVTAAVEPATVVATPPLEPATPAAAPVAPAPHDPTLPPRAP; encoded by the coding sequence ATGTTTGGTATCAGCTTCTCTGAACTGCTGCTCGTCGGCCTCATCGCCCTGCTGGTGCTGGGTCCCGAGCGTCTGCCGGGTGCTGCGCGCACCGCCGGCCTGTGGGTCGGTCGTCTGAAGCGCAGCTTCAACGCGATCAAACAGGAAGTTGAACGTGAAATCGGTGCCGACGAGATTCGTCGGCAACTGCACAACGAGCACATTCTGTCGCTGGAGCAGGAGGCGCGGAAGATCTTCACGCCGACCCAGCAGGAAGCCACACCGGTCCAACCGGTCCAACCGGTTGAGCCCGTGGCGGAGCAGACGATTCATGCACCTGCCTCCGAGCCTGCGCCTGTCACAGCGGCTGTAGAACCTGCCACCGTTGTTGCAACGCCACCGCTTGAACCTGCCACGCCTGCGGCTGCGCCTGTTGCGCCGGCCCCTCATGACCCAACACTGCCGCCGCGAGCCCCATGA
- a CDS encoding twin-arginine translocase TatA/TatE family subunit: MGIFDWKHWIVILVVVVLVFGTKKLKNLGTDVGESIKGFKKAMNDDEKPADPTVTPAQPVPPVQPQTTQSVNQPHTIDVQAQKVEEPIRKDV, from the coding sequence ATGGGCATTTTTGACTGGAAACACTGGATCGTCATCCTGGTTGTTGTCGTTTTGGTGTTCGGCACCAAAAAACTGAAAAACCTCGGCACTGACGTGGGCGAGTCGATCAAGGGCTTCAAGAAAGCCATGAACGACGACGAAAAACCGGCCGATCCGACTGTTACTCCGGCCCAACCGGTGCCACCGGTTCAGCCACAGACCACGCAGTCCGTGAACCAGCCGCACACCATCGACGTGCAGGCGCAAAAAGTCGAAGAGCCGATCCGCAAAGACGTGTGA
- a CDS encoding phosphoribosyl-ATP diphosphatase, translating into MSDTLTRLAEVLEERKGAAADSSYVASLYHKGLNKILEKVGEESVETIIAAKDAAISGDCSDVIYETADLWFHSMVMLAQLGQHPQAVLDELDRRFGLSGHAEKASRPSA; encoded by the coding sequence ATGAGTGACACCCTGACCCGTCTGGCCGAGGTGCTGGAAGAGCGCAAAGGCGCCGCCGCCGACAGCTCGTATGTCGCCAGCCTGTACCACAAAGGCTTGAACAAGATTCTGGAAAAAGTCGGCGAAGAGTCGGTCGAAACCATCATTGCCGCCAAGGACGCCGCCATCAGCGGTGACTGCAGCGATGTGATCTACGAGACCGCCGATTTGTGGTTCCACAGCATGGTCATGCTCGCCCAACTGGGGCAGCATCCACAGGCTGTACTCGATGAACTGGACCGTCGTTTCGGTCTGTCCGGACACGCCGAGAAAGCCTCGCGCCCGTCCGCCTGA
- the hisI gene encoding phosphoribosyl-AMP cyclohydrolase codes for MKNWLDEIKWDADGLVPAIAQDHKTGRVLMMAWMNREALELSAAENRAIYWSRSRGKLWRKGEESGHVQTLHEMRLDCDADVIILMVEQIGDIACHTGRQSCFYRVFENGDWKTVDPVLKDPHAIYSAGHTHE; via the coding sequence ATGAAAAACTGGCTGGACGAGATCAAGTGGGACGCCGACGGCCTGGTGCCGGCGATTGCCCAGGATCACAAGACCGGGCGCGTCCTGATGATGGCCTGGATGAACCGCGAAGCACTGGAACTGAGCGCGGCCGAAAACCGTGCCATTTACTGGTCACGTTCCCGTGGCAAGCTGTGGCGCAAGGGCGAAGAGTCCGGCCATGTGCAAACGCTGCATGAGATGCGCCTGGACTGTGACGCCGACGTGATCATCCTGATGGTCGAGCAGATCGGCGACATCGCCTGCCATACCGGCCGCCAGAGCTGCTTCTATCGCGTCTTCGAGAACGGCGACTGGAAAACCGTCGACCCGGTGCTCAAAGACCCGCACGCCATTTATTCCGCAGGACACACCCATGAGTGA
- the ubiB gene encoding ubiquinone biosynthesis regulatory protein kinase UbiB, which translates to MKLLAVRRLLRIQRVVIRYRLDDLLFALPLPWFLLALRYALPWRWFPRKTLDLSRGARLRLALQDLGPIFIKFGQILSTRRDLLPEDIADELMKLQDRVPPFDSQVSVNLIEEQLGKKISEVFSRFDVEPLASASVAQVHAAQLKTGEEVVVKVIRPGLKPIIAQDLAWLFILARAAEKLSADARLLHPVDVVLDYEKTIYDELDLLREAANASQLKRNFDGSPLLYVPQVYWDWCRPKVLVMERIYGIQVTDLATLADQRTDMKMLAERGVEIFFTQVFRDSFFHADMHPGNIFVSTVNPWSPQYIAIDCGIVGSLTPEDQDYLARNLFAFFKRDYRRVAQLHIDSGWVPAETKLNEFEAAIRTVCEPIFEKPLKDISFGQVLMRLFQTARRFNMEVQPQLVLLQKTLLNIEGLGRQLYPDLDLWNTAQPFLERWMRERVSPKALLGNVQSQFEQIPHLTNMARDLLERMSQPHANDPPPPWHKRKDDWFLRLLGCAHLAGGTILAAGRPLNELGHWPAGLMVAVGLYLVVRR; encoded by the coding sequence ATGAAGCTGCTTGCCGTCCGCCGTTTGTTGCGCATCCAGCGCGTTGTGATTCGCTACCGCCTCGATGACCTGTTGTTCGCCCTGCCGCTGCCCTGGTTTCTGCTGGCGCTGCGCTATGCGTTGCCGTGGCGCTGGTTCCCGCGCAAGACGCTGGACCTGAGCCGTGGCGCACGCTTGCGCCTGGCGTTGCAGGACCTTGGGCCGATTTTCATCAAGTTCGGGCAGATCCTTTCGACGCGCCGCGACCTGCTGCCCGAAGACATCGCCGATGAGCTGATGAAGCTGCAGGACCGGGTGCCGCCGTTCGACTCGCAGGTGTCGGTCAACCTGATCGAAGAGCAGCTCGGCAAGAAGATCAGTGAGGTCTTCAGCCGCTTCGACGTTGAACCGCTGGCCTCGGCCTCAGTAGCGCAGGTGCATGCCGCGCAGCTGAAAACCGGCGAAGAAGTCGTCGTCAAAGTCATCCGCCCGGGCTTGAAACCGATCATCGCCCAGGACCTGGCGTGGCTGTTCATCCTCGCCCGCGCCGCCGAAAAGCTCTCGGCCGACGCGCGCCTGCTGCACCCGGTGGACGTGGTCCTGGACTACGAAAAAACCATCTATGACGAACTCGACCTGCTGCGCGAAGCGGCCAATGCCAGCCAATTGAAGCGCAACTTCGACGGGTCACCGCTGCTGTATGTGCCGCAAGTCTATTGGGACTGGTGCCGGCCAAAAGTGCTGGTGATGGAGCGCATCTACGGGATTCAGGTGACCGATCTGGCGACCCTGGCCGACCAGCGCACCGACATGAAAATGCTCGCCGAACGCGGTGTGGAAATCTTCTTCACCCAGGTGTTTCGCGACAGCTTTTTCCACGCCGACATGCACCCGGGCAACATCTTTGTCAGCACCGTGAATCCGTGGAGCCCGCAGTACATTGCAATCGACTGCGGCATCGTCGGCAGCCTGACCCCGGAAGACCAGGATTACCTGGCGCGTAACCTGTTCGCGTTTTTCAAGCGCGACTACCGACGTGTCGCCCAACTGCACATCGATTCGGGCTGGGTACCGGCGGAAACCAAACTCAACGAATTCGAAGCGGCGATCCGTACGGTGTGCGAACCGATCTTCGAAAAACCATTAAAAGATATTTCATTCGGTCAGGTGCTGATGCGCCTGTTCCAGACCGCTCGACGCTTCAACATGGAAGTGCAACCGCAACTCGTGCTGCTGCAAAAAACCCTGTTGAACATCGAAGGCCTGGGCCGTCAGCTGTACCCGGATCTGGATTTGTGGAACACCGCGCAGCCGTTCCTCGAACGCTGGATGCGCGAGCGCGTCAGCCCCAAAGCCTTGCTCGGCAACGTGCAGAGCCAGTTCGAACAGATTCCGCACCTGACCAACATGGCCCGCGACCTGCTTGAGCGCATGTCCCAACCCCACGCCAACGACCCGCCACCACCGTGGCACAAGCGCAAGGACGACTGGTTCCTGCGACTGCTCGGCTGTGCGCACCTGGCCGGCGGCACCATACTCGCGGCGGGCAGGCCGTTGAACGAACTGGGCCACTGGCCGGCCGGCCTCATGGTAGCCGTCGGTTTGTATCTGGTCGTTCGCCGATAG
- a CDS encoding SCP2 domain-containing protein: MLLAGLLASVELGLNRVLRLDSTALPRLAHLSGRVIAVDCCSPALQLFILPSDEGLMLASHWETGADCTLRAPASSLLKLAMSKDKTSVLHGPEVELDGDSGVLLELAAILQDLELDWEYELSRWLGPVATQLVSGHLRSRARWYQQGFASLNQNLGEYLAEESRTLVGQREAEARFSELDQIKLDLERLEARFERLSRSLDPSDNA; this comes from the coding sequence ATGCTGCTGGCCGGCCTGCTCGCCAGCGTTGAACTCGGTCTGAACCGGGTGCTGCGTCTCGACAGTACGGCGCTGCCGCGGCTGGCGCATTTGAGCGGAAGAGTGATTGCCGTCGATTGCTGCAGCCCGGCGCTGCAACTGTTCATTTTGCCCAGCGACGAAGGCCTGATGCTCGCCTCCCACTGGGAAACCGGCGCCGATTGCACCTTGCGCGCACCGGCTTCAAGCCTGTTGAAACTGGCGATGAGCAAGGACAAGACATCGGTGCTGCATGGCCCGGAAGTCGAGCTTGACGGTGACAGCGGCGTACTGCTGGAACTGGCGGCGATCCTTCAGGACCTTGAGCTGGACTGGGAGTACGAACTCTCGCGCTGGCTGGGGCCTGTGGCCACGCAACTGGTCAGCGGGCACCTGCGCAGTCGCGCACGCTGGTATCAGCAAGGCTTCGCCAGCCTGAATCAGAATCTGGGCGAATACCTGGCCGAAGAATCGCGCACCCTCGTCGGTCAGCGCGAAGCCGAAGCCCGTTTCAGTGAACTGGACCAGATCAAGCTCGATCTGGAACGTCTCGAGGCGCGTTTCGAGCGCCTTTCCCGATCCCTCGACCCAAGCGATAACGCATGA
- the ubiE gene encoding bifunctional demethylmenaquinone methyltransferase/2-methoxy-6-polyprenyl-1,4-benzoquinol methylase UbiE, with protein MTDQRKGSDAEPTTHFGFKNVPESQKAEKVAEVFHSVAAKYDLMNDLLSGGMHRLWKRFAIELSGVRTGNRVLDIAGGTGDLTKKFSHLVGPTGQVVLADINESMLKVGRDRLLDLGVAGNVEFVQADAEKLPFPDNHFDCVTIAFGLRNVTHKEDALRSMLRVLKPGGRLLVLEFSKPTNALMSKAYDAYSFAFMPLMGKLITNDSESYRYLAESIRMHPNQETLKSMMVEAGFDRVTYHNMTAGIVALHRGIKP; from the coding sequence ATGACTGATCAGCGCAAAGGCAGCGATGCCGAACCCACCACTCACTTCGGCTTCAAAAACGTTCCGGAAAGCCAGAAAGCGGAAAAAGTCGCTGAGGTTTTTCACTCGGTAGCGGCCAAGTACGACTTGATGAACGACCTCCTGTCGGGCGGCATGCACCGCCTGTGGAAGCGTTTCGCGATCGAGCTGTCGGGCGTTCGCACCGGTAACCGCGTGCTGGACATCGCTGGCGGCACGGGCGACCTGACCAAGAAATTCTCGCACCTCGTGGGTCCGACCGGCCAGGTGGTGTTGGCCGACATCAACGAATCCATGCTCAAGGTCGGTCGTGACCGCCTGCTGGACCTGGGTGTGGCCGGCAACGTCGAATTCGTTCAGGCCGACGCTGAAAAGCTGCCGTTCCCGGACAACCATTTCGACTGCGTGACCATCGCCTTCGGTCTGCGCAACGTGACGCATAAAGAAGACGCCCTGCGCTCGATGCTGCGCGTACTCAAGCCAGGCGGCCGTTTGCTGGTGCTGGAATTCTCCAAACCGACCAACGCGCTGATGTCCAAAGCCTACGACGCTTACTCGTTCGCCTTCATGCCGCTGATGGGCAAGCTGATCACCAACGACTCGGAAAGCTATCGCTACCTGGCCGAATCGATCCGCATGCACCCGAATCAGGAAACCCTGAAGTCGATGATGGTCGAAGCCGGTTTCGACCGCGTGACTTACCACAACATGACCGCAGGCATCGTCGCCCTGCACCGCGGCATCAAACCCTGA
- a CDS encoding polyhydroxyalkanoic acid system family protein, with translation MARISVERAHGLGKEAAREKADQLAQKLSDQYGLEPQWSGDTLNLRRSGVKGAVLVSEDSIRVDVELGLMMSAMSGMIKSEIEKALDKALV, from the coding sequence ATGGCCCGTATTAGTGTTGAACGTGCCCACGGCCTGGGCAAGGAAGCGGCCCGCGAGAAGGCCGACCAGTTGGCGCAGAAACTGTCCGATCAATATGGCCTGGAGCCGCAGTGGTCCGGCGACACCCTGAACCTCAGACGCTCCGGCGTTAAAGGCGCGGTACTTGTCAGCGAAGACTCGATCCGCGTCGATGTGGAGTTGGGCCTGATGATGTCGGCCATGAGCGGCATGATCAAATCGGAAATCGAAAAGGCTCTTGATAAGGCTCTGGTCTGA
- a CDS encoding phasin family protein, protein MAKVILKKKIDASTTALSDVKSYARKIWLAGLGAYTKVGQEGSEYFQELIKAGQTVETKGKKAVAEKLEAANSEIDEAKSEVSTFKAKVEVQLDKVEKAFDSRVASALNRIGIPSKHDVETLSAKLDELTALLERVARKS, encoded by the coding sequence ATGGCCAAAGTTATTCTGAAGAAAAAAATCGACGCTTCGACAACCGCACTTAGCGACGTCAAATCCTATGCCCGCAAGATCTGGCTGGCAGGCCTGGGGGCCTACACCAAGGTTGGCCAAGAGGGCAGCGAGTACTTTCAAGAGTTGATCAAGGCTGGTCAAACTGTTGAAACCAAAGGCAAAAAAGCAGTTGCCGAGAAACTAGAAGCGGCTAACTCAGAGATCGATGAAGCCAAGAGTGAAGTGAGCACTTTCAAAGCCAAGGTCGAAGTTCAACTCGACAAGGTCGAGAAGGCTTTTGACTCGCGTGTCGCAAGTGCCTTGAATCGTATCGGCATTCCGTCTAAACATGACGTTGAGACACTCTCTGCTAAGCTCGATGAGCTGACGGCATTGCTCGAACGCGTCGCGCGTAAATCTTAA
- a CDS encoding phasin family protein: protein MAGKKNTEKEGSSWIGKVEDYSRKIWLAGLGVYSKIDTDGSKLFDTLVKDGEKAEKLTKSAVGKKVDDVKDSASSAKSRISGVKDRALGKWDELEGAFDKRLNSAISRLGVPSRNEVKALHSKVDTLTKQIEKLTGAKVAPVAAKTAAAKPAAKPLAKAAAKPVAKAASKVASAAKSATKTAAAKPAAAKAAVKSVAAKAAAKPAAKTAAAKPAAKTAAAKPAAKPAAKPAAAKKPAVKKPAAPKAAAPKPAVAAAKPATSPTPASTSNSAAAPTPAVTPTAAPAPSTPTSQS from the coding sequence ATGGCTGGTAAAAAGAACACCGAAAAAGAAGGCAGCTCGTGGATTGGGAAAGTCGAAGACTACTCCCGCAAGATCTGGCTGGCTGGTTTAGGCGTGTACTCGAAGATCGACACTGACGGCAGCAAGCTCTTCGATACATTGGTTAAAGACGGCGAGAAAGCCGAGAAGCTGACCAAGAGCGCAGTCGGCAAGAAAGTCGATGACGTCAAGGATTCCGCTTCGTCGGCCAAGTCGCGCATCAGCGGCGTGAAAGATCGTGCGCTGGGCAAGTGGGATGAGCTGGAAGGGGCTTTCGACAAGCGCCTGAACAGCGCCATTTCGCGCCTGGGTGTGCCGAGCCGCAATGAAGTGAAAGCGCTGCACAGCAAGGTCGATACCCTGACCAAGCAAATCGAAAAACTCACTGGCGCCAAGGTGGCGCCTGTTGCGGCGAAAACTGCAGCGGCCAAACCTGCTGCCAAACCACTGGCCAAGGCTGCCGCTAAACCGGTCGCCAAAGCCGCGTCGAAAGTTGCGTCCGCAGCCAAGTCCGCTACCAAAACTGCCGCCGCTAAACCTGCTGCAGCCAAGGCAGCGGTCAAATCGGTCGCCGCCAAAGCCGCAGCAAAACCAGCGGCTAAAACAGCTGCCGCTAAACCGGCTGCTAAAACTGCAGCGGCCAAACCGGCAGCCAAGCCAGCGGCAAAACCTGCCGCAGCGAAGAAGCCAGCAGTGAAAAAACCGGCCGCTCCTAAAGCTGCCGCACCAAAACCAGCAGTGGCTGCCGCCAAACCGGCAACCTCGCCGACTCCGGCCAGCACCTCGAACTCTGCTGCCGCGCCGACCCCTGCTGTAACCCCGACTGCCGCGCCAGCTCCATCGACGCCAACCAGTCAGTCCTGA
- a CDS encoding TetR/AcrR family transcriptional regulator: MKTRDRILECALQLFNQKGEPNVSTMEVANEMGISPGNLYYHFHGKEPLILGLFERFQAELAPLLDPPADVELAPEDYWLFLHLIVERLAHYRFLFQDLSNLAGRLPKLAKGIRNLLNALKRTLASLLARLKAQGQLVSDTQALGQLVEQITMTLLFSLDYQRILDREGEVRLVVYQIMMLVAPHLLPPIKVATEQLALQYLEEHE, translated from the coding sequence ATGAAAACCCGCGACCGGATCCTCGAATGTGCCCTGCAATTGTTCAATCAGAAGGGTGAACCGAACGTTTCCACCATGGAAGTTGCCAACGAAATGGGGATCAGCCCGGGCAACCTCTACTACCACTTCCACGGCAAGGAACCGCTGATTCTCGGATTGTTCGAGCGTTTCCAGGCCGAGCTTGCGCCACTGCTTGATCCGCCGGCCGATGTGGAATTGGCGCCGGAGGATTACTGGCTGTTCCTGCACTTGATCGTCGAGCGGCTGGCCCACTACCGGTTTCTGTTTCAGGACCTGTCGAACCTGGCCGGGCGCTTGCCGAAACTGGCCAAGGGAATCCGCAACCTGCTCAATGCACTGAAGCGCACGCTGGCTTCATTGCTGGCGCGGCTGAAGGCTCAGGGGCAGTTGGTCAGCGATACGCAGGCGCTGGGGCAATTGGTGGAGCAGATCACCATGACGCTGCTGTTCTCGCTGGACTACCAGCGGATTCTTGATCGCGAGGGTGAAGTGAGGTTGGTGGTGTATCAGATCATGATGCTGGTGGCGCCGCATTTGCTGCCGCCGATCAAGGTCGCGACTGAGCAACTGGCGCTGCAATACCTCGAAGAACACGAGTAA